A portion of the Pedobacter cryoconitis genome contains these proteins:
- a CDS encoding dienelactone hydrolase family protein, protein MKPILTIAMTLIVSGSFAQLKPVAYQDGQQQLKGLVISPAKATQKKAGVLILPAWKGIDNTAKESAEKLAGLGYYAFVADIYGEGHYPKDAKEAGQQSGYYKKNVAAYQQRIKLALQQLIKAGADPARIVVIGYCFGGTGALEAARADFPVKGVVSIHGGLAQYAGERAVNPIHTKVLVLHGADDPSMTNEQVLGFQQEMRTAKADWQMIEYANAVHAFTDREAGNDNSKGAAYNELASKRSWKHMLLFFDEILAN, encoded by the coding sequence ATGAAACCAATTCTTACCATCGCCATGACACTGATCGTATCTGGTTCCTTTGCACAGCTTAAACCTGTTGCTTATCAGGATGGCCAGCAGCAATTAAAGGGGCTCGTGATTTCACCAGCTAAAGCCACACAAAAAAAGGCAGGAGTACTTATTTTGCCAGCCTGGAAAGGGATCGATAACACTGCAAAAGAATCGGCCGAAAAATTGGCCGGTCTTGGGTATTACGCATTTGTGGCTGATATTTATGGAGAAGGCCATTATCCGAAAGATGCAAAAGAAGCTGGCCAGCAATCAGGTTATTATAAAAAGAATGTTGCTGCTTACCAGCAAAGAATTAAGCTTGCTTTACAGCAGTTAATTAAAGCGGGTGCTGATCCAGCGAGAATCGTTGTGATTGGTTATTGTTTTGGCGGCACAGGAGCTCTGGAAGCTGCAAGAGCTGACTTTCCTGTTAAAGGCGTAGTTTCTATCCACGGCGGGTTGGCGCAATATGCAGGCGAAAGAGCTGTAAACCCTATTCACACCAAGGTATTGGTTTTACATGGTGCGGACGATCCATCGATGACTAATGAACAGGTTTTAGGTTTCCAGCAGGAAATGAGAACTGCTAAAGCAGACTGGCAAATGATTGAGTATGCGAATGCTGTACATGCGTTTACAGACCGTGAAGCGGGAAATGACAATTCAAAAGGTGCAGCTTACAATGAGCTGGCCTCGAAAAGATCATGGAAACATATGTTGTTATTTTTTGATGAAATATTAGCCAATTAA
- a CDS encoding TonB-dependent receptor has product MKKIHLFLVVLLSAFIFTSTFAADIAEFKGKIIDAQTKTPLPGASITIPDLRTSAITNQNGEFTFKNAPAHGRFLVQISYIGYRTITQSVDFSNPGNLEFALEPSVIEGREVVITGSASSSDNRKNSTSVTTVSKSDLLYHPSTNLIDAISRVPGVSQITTGPAISKPVIRGLSYNRVVTLSNGVKQQGQQWGDEHGIEIDQYSADRVEVLRGPASLMYGSDALGGVINILDGLPAPEGTLRGEFLTNYSTNNGMTGNSLMLQGNENGFIYKARGSYKNAYSYKTPTEYVPNSGFNETNFEGQVGLNKKWGYAHLDASVFRTNIGFYDPKRNDAGQLVDDDNNPFSDAQNKDRTLAYPKQDVRHYKIALNSNILLGEGSLKATLGYQHNLRRELGEADAGPDLFLNSYTYSYDLKYSFKEVNGWAPVVGVSGEYIHSLNTAGSEQLIPDFDTQAFGGFAFVKKTWDEDTFNAGIRFDYRKMTGKEFSGDSNYPAFSNKFSHITGALGYTHEFNEAFSFKANAGSAFRAPNIAELASNGVHEGVFRYEVGNPNLKPEQSYQFDASFDYQNQYVSASLGGFANFINDYIYYNTDGTTKTVDGRDFPVYNFVQNNAFLRGVEASLTLHPVSFIHFENGFSYTRATNRTTKQSLPFIPAATLHNELRFEPTLAGTSHSYVSVGIDNYFKQTKIDSFEQSTSGYTLLNASIGTTLKLSKNQDITIYVAGKNLLNKAYYDHLSRFKPGRLSDEDPTLGIYNMGRSVTFGVTLPFTLKK; this is encoded by the coding sequence ATGAAAAAGATACACCTATTTCTAGTTGTACTACTATCAGCTTTTATTTTCACCAGCACATTCGCGGCTGATATAGCTGAATTTAAAGGCAAAATTATCGACGCTCAGACTAAAACACCATTGCCAGGCGCTTCTATTACTATTCCAGATCTGCGTACTTCGGCAATTACCAACCAAAATGGAGAATTTACCTTCAAAAATGCACCTGCACATGGTCGTTTCCTTGTTCAGATTAGTTATATTGGCTATAGAACAATTACACAATCAGTTGATTTTTCTAATCCCGGAAACCTTGAATTCGCTTTAGAGCCAAGTGTTATCGAAGGCAGAGAAGTGGTGATTACCGGTTCAGCATCCAGCTCTGATAACCGTAAAAACTCGACTTCTGTCACTACAGTAAGTAAATCGGATTTGTTATACCACCCATCTACAAATCTGATTGATGCAATTTCACGTGTACCTGGAGTATCTCAAATCACCACGGGGCCGGCAATTTCAAAACCAGTGATCCGTGGCTTGAGTTACAACCGTGTCGTTACTTTGAGCAACGGTGTTAAACAGCAAGGACAACAATGGGGAGACGAGCATGGAATTGAAATCGATCAGTACAGTGCAGACCGTGTAGAAGTTTTAAGAGGCCCGGCAAGTTTAATGTATGGTTCGGATGCCCTGGGTGGGGTGATTAATATTCTGGATGGATTACCTGCTCCTGAGGGTACTTTAAGAGGTGAATTCCTGACTAATTATTCTACCAATAATGGAATGACCGGCAATTCATTAATGCTGCAGGGAAATGAAAACGGATTCATCTACAAAGCACGCGGATCTTATAAAAATGCATATTCTTATAAAACACCTACCGAATATGTCCCTAACTCAGGTTTCAACGAAACGAACTTTGAAGGACAGGTTGGCCTGAACAAGAAATGGGGATATGCTCATTTAGACGCTTCTGTTTTCCGTACCAATATTGGCTTTTATGATCCTAAAAGGAATGATGCGGGGCAATTAGTGGATGACGATAACAATCCTTTTTCTGATGCACAAAATAAAGATAGAACGCTGGCTTATCCTAAACAGGATGTGCGTCATTATAAAATCGCGTTAAACAGTAATATTCTTTTAGGAGAAGGAAGTTTGAAAGCTACTTTAGGTTATCAGCACAATTTGCGCAGAGAACTTGGAGAAGCTGATGCAGGCCCTGATTTATTCCTGAACAGTTACACTTACAGTTATGACCTTAAATATTCATTTAAAGAAGTGAATGGCTGGGCACCAGTTGTTGGTGTTTCCGGAGAATATATTCATAGTTTAAATACAGCAGGCAGCGAGCAATTAATTCCTGATTTCGATACGCAGGCGTTCGGTGGTTTTGCTTTTGTTAAAAAAACATGGGATGAGGATACCTTTAATGCAGGTATTCGTTTTGACTATAGAAAAATGACAGGTAAAGAATTTAGTGGCGACTCAAATTACCCTGCATTCAGCAATAAATTCTCTCATATTACCGGTGCATTAGGTTATACACATGAATTTAATGAAGCTTTTAGTTTTAAAGCGAATGCCGGTAGCGCTTTCAGAGCACCGAATATTGCAGAATTAGCCTCAAATGGTGTACATGAAGGTGTATTCCGTTACGAAGTGGGTAATCCAAACCTTAAGCCAGAGCAGAGTTACCAGTTTGATGCTTCTTTTGACTATCAGAATCAGTACGTAAGCGCAAGCCTGGGAGGTTTTGCTAACTTTATTAATGATTACATTTATTACAATACAGACGGCACAACTAAGACTGTAGATGGCAGAGATTTCCCTGTTTATAACTTTGTACAGAATAATGCCTTTTTACGTGGAGTAGAAGCATCGTTAACGTTACACCCGGTTAGTTTTATCCACTTTGAGAATGGATTCTCTTATACCAGGGCAACAAACCGTACCACTAAACAATCACTTCCATTTATTCCTGCGGCTACTTTACATAACGAATTGCGTTTTGAACCAACTCTTGCAGGTACTTCTCATTCTTATGTTTCTGTAGGAATTGATAACTACTTTAAGCAAACCAAGATTGATAGTTTTGAGCAATCAACCTCAGGTTATACTTTATTAAACGCATCAATCGGAACAACTTTGAAACTAAGCAAAAACCAGGATATCACAATTTACGTAGCTGGTAAGAACTTATTGAACAAAGCTTATTATGATCATTTGAGCCGTTTTAAACCAGGAAGACTAAGTGATGAAGATCCAACTTTGGGTATTTATAACATGGGCCGCAGTGTCACCTTTGGTGTAACTCTTCCATTTACATTGAAAAAATAG
- a CDS encoding TetR family transcriptional regulator C-terminal domain-containing protein — MATAQQIRTAYIDYVLTQDEKPKSVYSFAKKIKISEAEFYEFYSSFESIEKMVWADLTVDVISTIQQQEVWAQYSSRDRMLSFFYSYVELLKRHRSFIVYSLKSHQDRFATPKVLSGVKPIFENFAEELINEGLESGELADRKFFSKRYKDALWVQFAFILNFWVNDDSTDFEKTDEAIEKGINVTFDLFQRSPIDNLFEYGKFLSRNGKFAESRGRA; from the coding sequence ATGGCAACGGCTCAACAAATCAGAACTGCTTACATCGATTACGTACTAACGCAGGACGAAAAACCCAAATCAGTTTATAGTTTCGCAAAAAAAATAAAGATTTCAGAAGCTGAGTTTTACGAATTCTATAGCTCTTTCGAAAGTATTGAAAAAATGGTTTGGGCAGACCTCACTGTCGATGTAATCAGTACTATTCAGCAACAGGAAGTTTGGGCCCAGTATTCTTCGAGGGACAGAATGCTGTCTTTTTTCTACAGTTATGTAGAATTACTAAAGCGACATAGAAGCTTTATTGTCTACAGTCTTAAAAGTCACCAGGACAGATTTGCTACGCCAAAGGTATTATCAGGCGTAAAGCCTATTTTCGAGAATTTCGCAGAGGAATTAATTAATGAGGGATTGGAATCGGGAGAATTGGCAGACCGTAAGTTCTTCAGCAAGCGTTATAAAGATGCACTTTGGGTTCAGTTTGCATTCATTCTGAATTTTTGGGTGAATGATGACAGCACTGACTTTGAAAAAACGGATGAAGCTATTGAAAAAGGGATCAATGTAACGTTTGATTTATTCCAGCGCTCCCCTATTGATAATCTTTTTGAGTATGGTAAATTCTTATCCAGAAACGGAAAGTTTGCAGAAAGCAGGGGTAGAGCATAA
- a CDS encoding alpha/beta fold hydrolase produces the protein MFKKLLLPAILLFCLSLSASAQQADTLSITLENVKYAYPVKYFPIHTEGQDIKMAYMDIAPLQNANGRTVVLFHGKNFGGYYWTNVIKALTSRGFRVVVPDQIGFGKSSKPFIHYSFHQLARWNKALLDTLGIQKANILGHSMGGMLATRFALMYPQTTEKLLLENPIGLEDYRAFVPYATTEEQYKTELKATAESIKKYYQSSYFTVWKPEYDELVRIAAGVTFSSDYARWAKVAAMTFTMIYEQPVVYEFQNITVPTVLFIGKEDKTIVGKGLLSPQQQALHGQYKLLGKQIAARIPNAKLIEFDGSGHIPHLEVPTEFTVALLGGL, from the coding sequence ATGTTCAAAAAACTACTGCTACCAGCAATCCTTTTATTTTGTTTGTCTTTATCCGCATCTGCGCAACAGGCAGATACACTGTCTATTACCTTAGAAAATGTAAAATACGCTTATCCGGTAAAATACTTTCCCATCCATACCGAAGGGCAAGATATCAAGATGGCCTATATGGATATCGCACCCTTGCAAAATGCAAATGGCAGAACTGTAGTTTTATTTCATGGTAAAAACTTTGGCGGATACTACTGGACTAATGTGATTAAGGCTTTAACCAGCAGAGGATTCAGAGTTGTTGTGCCAGATCAGATCGGATTTGGGAAATCTTCTAAACCATTTATTCATTACAGCTTTCATCAGCTGGCACGCTGGAATAAAGCATTATTAGATACGCTAGGGATTCAGAAAGCAAATATTCTTGGCCATTCTATGGGTGGGATGTTAGCCACCAGATTTGCGCTGATGTACCCGCAGACTACAGAAAAACTTTTATTGGAAAACCCGATCGGGCTGGAAGATTACCGTGCCTTTGTCCCTTATGCAACAACAGAAGAACAATATAAAACAGAGCTGAAAGCTACAGCAGAAAGTATCAAAAAATACTATCAAAGCTCCTACTTCACCGTATGGAAACCAGAATATGATGAATTGGTCAGGATTGCTGCGGGAGTGACATTCAGCTCGGATTATGCACGCTGGGCAAAAGTAGCAGCGATGACCTTTACCATGATATACGAACAGCCTGTTGTTTATGAATTCCAGAATATCACTGTTCCAACAGTTCTTTTTATTGGTAAAGAAGACAAAACAATTGTGGGCAAAGGCTTATTAAGCCCTCAGCAGCAAGCGCTTCATGGACAATATAAACTACTGGGGAAACAAATTGCAGCAAGGATACCGAACGCTAAGCTGATTGAATTTGATGGTAGTGGCCACATTCCTCACCTGGAAGTGCCTACAGAATTTACAGTCGCCTTATTGGGCGGATTATAG
- a CDS encoding nuclear transport factor 2 family protein, with translation MKPNENLIHHFYTCFKNKDFKGMQACYADNATFSDAIFKDLDAAQVRSMWEMLIKSGKDMRVEYNHVQTGGETGTAEWVAHYTFSATGKKVVNRVKASFVFENGKIVQHTDHFNFYKWSSQALGLPGILLGWTDFLRNKISKRAAENLRLYIAAHN, from the coding sequence ATGAAACCTAACGAAAACCTCATTCATCATTTTTACACTTGTTTTAAAAACAAAGATTTTAAGGGTATGCAAGCTTGTTATGCAGATAACGCCACTTTTAGTGATGCCATATTTAAAGATCTGGATGCTGCGCAGGTGCGCAGTATGTGGGAAATGCTAATTAAAAGCGGCAAAGATATGCGTGTAGAATACAATCATGTTCAGACAGGCGGAGAAACAGGCACTGCTGAATGGGTGGCGCATTACACATTTTCGGCTACCGGCAAAAAAGTGGTCAATAGGGTTAAAGCGTCTTTCGTTTTTGAAAATGGAAAGATAGTTCAGCATACAGATCATTTCAATTTCTATAAATGGTCAAGCCAGGCTTTAGGTTTACCGGGTATTTTATTGGGATGGACAGATTTCCTGAGAAATAAGATCAGCAAACGGGCGGCTGAAAACCTCCGTTTATATATAGCTGCTCACAATTAA
- the hisS gene encoding histidine--tRNA ligase, producing MSNIKPSLAKGTRDFSPQEMVKRNYIFDTIKKVFKKYGYAEIQTPSMENLSTLTGKYGDEGDKLIFKILNSGDYLSKANADHLSTLNSNALISSISEKALRYDLTVPFARYVVMHQNDIALPFKRFQVQPVWRADRPQKGRYREFYQCDVDVVGSESLLNEAEFVLIYQEALCNLGMTDFTIKLNNRKILSGIAEIIGKPELIIDMTVAIDKLDKIGFEGVTKELLERGFTEGDITRLKPVILLEGTNAEKLDRLKEVLATSEVGLKGIAEIETVFTYVQGLLKNSDLRQPDLELDITLARGLNYYTGCIFEVKTNEAAMGSICGGGRYDDLTGMFGLKGLTGVGISFGADRIYDVLEELNLFPESAAAGTKVLISNFDAESELYALPILQQLRDANIAAELYPSSAKLKKQMSYADAKSIPYVILIGSDELQSGILTFKNMHTGEQQKISAASIIEILKTEILAS from the coding sequence ATGTCAAACATTAAACCGTCTTTAGCAAAAGGAACCCGTGATTTTTCACCTCAGGAAATGGTGAAACGTAATTACATATTCGATACCATTAAAAAGGTATTTAAGAAATATGGTTATGCAGAAATACAAACTCCTTCGATGGAAAACCTTTCTACCCTGACTGGTAAATACGGTGATGAAGGCGATAAATTGATTTTTAAGATCCTGAACTCAGGAGATTACCTTTCTAAAGCGAATGCGGACCATTTAAGCACCTTAAACTCTAATGCACTGATTTCCTCGATTAGTGAGAAAGCATTGCGTTACGACTTAACTGTACCCTTTGCACGCTATGTAGTGATGCACCAGAACGATATTGCACTTCCTTTCAAACGTTTCCAGGTTCAGCCCGTATGGAGAGCTGACAGACCTCAGAAAGGCCGTTACCGTGAATTCTACCAATGCGATGTAGATGTAGTAGGTTCAGAAAGCCTGTTGAACGAAGCAGAATTTGTACTAATCTACCAGGAAGCCCTTTGTAACCTGGGAATGACTGACTTTACCATTAAATTAAATAACCGTAAAATTCTTTCTGGAATTGCTGAAATTATCGGTAAACCAGAATTGATTATTGATATGACAGTTGCCATCGATAAACTGGATAAGATCGGTTTTGAAGGGGTAACCAAAGAACTGCTGGAAAGAGGTTTTACCGAAGGCGATATTACACGTTTAAAACCAGTGATCCTGTTAGAAGGAACGAATGCAGAGAAACTTGACCGCCTAAAAGAAGTGCTGGCAACTTCGGAAGTTGGATTAAAAGGGATAGCTGAAATTGAAACGGTATTTACTTATGTACAAGGACTATTAAAAAACAGTGACTTAAGACAACCAGACCTTGAACTTGACATTACACTCGCCCGTGGCCTGAACTATTATACCGGCTGTATCTTCGAGGTAAAAACCAATGAAGCAGCAATGGGCAGCATTTGCGGAGGTGGCCGTTACGATGACCTGACTGGAATGTTTGGATTAAAAGGACTGACAGGAGTAGGGATCTCTTTCGGAGCTGACCGGATCTATGACGTTTTAGAAGAATTAAACCTGTTCCCTGAATCAGCTGCTGCCGGAACAAAAGTGCTGATCAGTAATTTTGATGCGGAATCGGAACTTTACGCTTTACCTATATTACAACAACTTAGAGATGCAAATATTGCTGCTGAACTTTATCCATCTTCAGCAAAGCTTAAAAAGCAAATGAGTTATGCAGATGCCAAATCGATCCCTTATGTAATCCTGATCGGAAGCGATGAATTGCAAAGTGGCATCCTTACTTTCAAAAATATGCATACAGGCGAACAGCAAAAAATCTCTGCTGCTTCTATTATCGAAATACTTAAAACAGAAATATTAGCCAGTTAA
- a CDS encoding SDR family oxidoreductase, translating into MKVLLTGANGYIGTRLLPVLLEQGHEVVCMVRDPRRFAEESDFGDQVKIITADLLHPESLSNIPEDIDAAYYLVHSMSSGNQKFADLEFESAMHFVKAIQQTSCRQLIYLTGIANDENLSVHLTSRLSVEDELKNSGIAFTILRAAIIIGSGSASFEIIRDLAEKLPVMVAPKWVNTKCQPIGIRDVLGYLTGVLMNEKAFDQIFDIGGPDILTYKEMILQYAASRNLKRWILTVPVLTPRLSSLWLYLVTAVPYSLARSLVDSMKNEVICKDERIKEIVPGTCFTYKKALKLAFEKIEQHSIVSSWKDALNRGYLNTSFMDQVKVPQNGTLEYKVKMSFKRDPEEVFENIWSIGGSRGWYYADWLWNLRGFIDKLFGGVGTRRGRTNTVSIHAGDVIDFWRVLLADKKNARLLLYAEMKVPGEAWLEFKVINYRGEAFLSQIATFRPSGLWGRIYWYAMFPFHIFLFKGMARQITTYGSNTKVV; encoded by the coding sequence ATGAAAGTCCTGCTGACCGGCGCAAACGGCTATATAGGGACCAGATTATTGCCTGTTTTACTTGAGCAGGGACATGAGGTGGTTTGTATGGTTCGTGATCCGCGCCGTTTTGCAGAAGAATCTGACTTTGGTGATCAGGTAAAGATCATTACTGCCGATTTATTACATCCGGAATCCTTAAGCAATATACCTGAAGACATTGATGCAGCTTATTATCTGGTGCATTCGATGTCTTCGGGAAATCAAAAGTTCGCTGACCTGGAATTTGAATCGGCAATGCATTTTGTGAAAGCGATACAGCAAACATCTTGCCGCCAGCTGATTTACCTTACGGGGATTGCAAATGATGAGAATCTTTCTGTGCATTTGACTTCCCGGCTTTCTGTGGAAGATGAACTTAAAAATTCAGGTATTGCCTTTACCATTTTACGTGCCGCGATCATTATCGGGTCGGGAAGTGCTTCTTTTGAGATTATACGTGATCTTGCGGAAAAATTACCTGTTATGGTTGCGCCTAAATGGGTCAATACCAAGTGTCAGCCGATTGGTATCCGGGATGTGCTGGGTTATCTGACCGGGGTATTAATGAATGAAAAAGCTTTCGATCAGATTTTTGACATTGGAGGCCCGGATATACTGACCTATAAGGAAATGATTCTTCAGTATGCTGCTTCCAGAAATCTGAAACGCTGGATACTCACCGTGCCGGTACTCACGCCAAGATTATCTTCTTTGTGGCTTTATTTAGTAACTGCTGTGCCTTATTCGTTAGCAAGAAGTTTGGTTGACAGCATGAAAAATGAAGTAATCTGTAAGGATGAACGGATCAAAGAAATTGTGCCGGGTACCTGTTTCACTTATAAAAAGGCATTGAAGCTTGCTTTTGAAAAGATAGAACAGCATTCAATTGTTTCGAGCTGGAAGGATGCCTTAAATAGAGGTTATCTGAATACTTCCTTTATGGATCAGGTAAAAGTACCTCAGAATGGTACGCTGGAATATAAAGTTAAAATGTCTTTTAAACGAGACCCTGAAGAGGTTTTTGAAAACATCTGGAGCATTGGAGGTAGCAGGGGCTGGTATTATGCAGACTGGCTCTGGAATTTAAGAGGTTTCATTGATAAATTATTTGGTGGTGTGGGTACCAGAAGAGGGCGCACCAATACTGTTTCTATACATGCAGGGGATGTGATTGATTTCTGGCGTGTATTGCTTGCTGATAAGAAAAATGCGAGGTTACTGCTTTATGCGGAGATGAAAGTACCGGGAGAAGCCTGGCTTGAATTCAAAGTGATCAATTATCGCGGGGAAGCATTTTTATCGCAGATTGCAACTTTCAGACCTTCAGGCTTATGGGGCAGGATTTATTGGTATGCCATGTTTCCCTTCCATATCTTTCTTTTTAAAGGAATGGCGAGACAAATTACCACTTATGGTTCAAATACTAAAGTCGTTTAA
- a CDS encoding ABC1 kinase family protein, which translates to MVNSYPETESLQKAGVEHNMAEQNSIPVTKTERSAKFVKTGFQIGGNYIKHYSKKLFNPQLGRDELNEDNATDIYKSLSELKGSALKIAQMLSMDKNILPKSYVDKFTQSQYNAPPLSGPLIVRTFTKNFGKPPEVIYDKFNLVSTNAASIGQVHEAELNGKKLAVKIQYPGVGDSISSDLKLVKPFAFRLLGMSEKELNIYIKEVEERLLEETDYELEVRRSIEITEACKDLNNIVFPIYYPELSGKRIITMDWIEGLHLKEFLQTNPSQELRNKIGQALWDFYNFQQHELRAVHADPHPGNFMITADEKLGVIDFGCIKELPDDFYIPFFSLISSDVIKDKNKTIEAFRKLEMIHPDDDAAQIEFYYKAYLEMIQLFAKPYTSKTFDFSQPEFFAQLYAYGEKIAKMPEFKQARGVKHFIYVNRTNFGLYTILQELKAVIQTDTYNPHIA; encoded by the coding sequence ATGGTAAATTCTTATCCAGAAACGGAAAGTTTGCAGAAAGCAGGGGTAGAGCATAACATGGCTGAACAGAACAGTATTCCAGTAACTAAAACAGAGCGCTCTGCTAAATTTGTTAAAACAGGTTTTCAGATTGGCGGCAATTATATCAAACATTATTCTAAAAAGCTATTTAATCCGCAGTTAGGAAGAGATGAGCTGAATGAGGATAATGCAACGGATATTTATAAATCATTGAGTGAGCTGAAAGGAAGTGCTTTGAAAATTGCACAAATGCTCAGTATGGATAAAAATATCCTCCCGAAATCATATGTAGACAAATTCACACAGTCACAATACAATGCACCGCCGCTTTCAGGGCCGCTGATTGTCCGGACATTTACAAAGAATTTTGGTAAACCTCCAGAAGTAATTTATGATAAATTTAACTTGGTTTCCACCAATGCTGCTTCTATCGGACAGGTGCATGAGGCAGAGCTGAATGGAAAAAAATTAGCTGTTAAGATTCAATATCCGGGAGTTGGGGATAGTATTTCTTCAGACCTGAAATTAGTAAAACCTTTTGCTTTTCGTTTATTGGGAATGAGCGAGAAAGAGCTTAATATTTATATCAAAGAGGTAGAGGAACGTTTGCTAGAGGAAACGGATTATGAGTTAGAGGTTCGCCGTTCTATCGAGATTACTGAAGCTTGCAAGGATCTGAATAATATAGTCTTCCCTATTTATTACCCTGAACTTTCGGGTAAAAGGATAATCACGATGGACTGGATTGAAGGCTTGCATCTCAAAGAGTTTCTTCAGACCAATCCTTCTCAAGAACTCAGAAATAAAATCGGGCAGGCTTTATGGGATTTTTATAATTTCCAGCAGCATGAATTGAGGGCTGTACATGCAGATCCCCATCCTGGAAATTTCATGATTACTGCAGACGAGAAATTAGGAGTGATAGATTTTGGTTGTATTAAAGAATTACCGGATGATTTCTACATTCCTTTCTTTTCATTGATTTCATCTGATGTGATCAAGGATAAAAATAAAACTATTGAGGCTTTCAGAAAGCTGGAAATGATCCATCCGGATGATGATGCTGCGCAGATTGAGTTTTATTATAAAGCATACCTGGAAATGATCCAGCTATTTGCGAAACCTTATACGAGCAAAACTTTTGACTTCAGTCAACCTGAGTTTTTTGCGCAGCTGTACGCTTATGGAGAAAAAATCGCCAAAATGCCGGAGTTTAAACAGGCCAGGGGGGTGAAACATTTCATTTATGTGAACCGCACAAATTTTGGATTATATACAATTTTACAAGAGTTAAAAGCAGTTATTCAAACAGATACGTACAATCCACATATAGCATGA